A single genomic interval of Mustela nigripes isolate SB6536 chromosome 7, MUSNIG.SB6536, whole genome shotgun sequence harbors:
- the LOC132022728 gene encoding large ribosomal subunit protein uL23-like has protein sequence MAPKAKKEAPAPPKAEAKAKALKAKKAVLKGVHSHKKKKIRTSPTFRQPKTLHLRRQPKYPRKSAPRKNKPDHYAIIKFPLTTESAMKKIEDNNTLVFIVDVKANKHQIKQAVKKLYDIDVAKVNTLIRSDGEKKAYVWLAPDYDALDVANKIGII, from the coding sequence ATGGCGccgaaagctaagaaggaagcccctgcccctcccaaagccgaagccaaagcaaaggctttgaaagccaagaaagcggtgctgaaaggcgtccacagtcacaaaaaaaagaagatccgcaCATCACCTACGTTCCGACAACCCAAGACTCTGCATCTCCGAAGGCAACCCAAATACCCTCGAAAGAGCGCCCCCAGGAAAAACAAGCCTGACcactatgccatcatcaagttccccctgactactgagtcagccatgaagaaaatagaagacaacaacacacttgtgttcattgtggatgtcaaggccaacaagcaccagatcaaacaggctgtgaagaagctctatgacattgatGTAGCCAAGGTGAACACCTTAATCAGgtctgatggagagaagaaggcatacgtttggctggcccctgactatgatgctttggatgttgccaacaaaattgggatcatctaa